The DNA region TCAAAAGAATTTTTGTGAAAGAAACTAAAGAAACTTTTAGTCTCAACTTTTAAATATTCTTCTTTTTCTATTAATGCTTTATAATATGTAAATCTATCTTTCTTAACAACCTCTAAAAATCCTCTACCAACTAATCTCCTCAAGAAAGTTAACATAGTTGATTTTTTCCATTCGTACTTTTCGCCTAGTGTCTTCAAAATTTCAGTAGATGCAACTTCCTTATCTTCGCTGTCCCAAATAAACATCATAACCAACAATTCACTTTCTGGAATCTTTTTTATCTTCATAAAGTACACCACCTTCTAAAAGTATATCTAAAATACTATAACAATAGAGTTAACTACACAATACTAAATGTCTAAAAATGTTTTACCAATTTTTACCAATTAATTTTTCTTTAAAAAAAATTTAAGCAGGAGTAAAAAAAATAAAAAATTATCAAAATTTATCAATATAAAAAGAAATATAAGTATAAATTTTTCTCTTTGTATATTGATTGTATACAATTCTATTTTTGTAAAATTAAATTTTACAAAATAATCAAAAATGGTAAATTTTGACATTTGCCTAATGTCAAATTAGGTGTTACAATTGTAACATAAAGAAGATATATATCGAAATAATACATATAAAATACATATAAAACTACGTACGTAAAATATTTTTAAAAATAATCAAAAATCTTAATTTTCAATATTGAATACAATTAAATTTTCAAACTCATCTAGGGCATGACATACAAAAGCAAAAAACATTAATTTAGTATCTGATAAAAATTTAAAAATTATAAAAGGGGGAAGTCTGTTATTTTTCAGAAGCAATGTAACTGTAAAAATATAAATCAGAATATTTTGAAAATATGGGGGATTCTATGGGAGAATTAAAACTTGAATCAAAAATGAATTGCACTAAAAATAAGAAAAAAGTTGCTATATCTATACATCAAATGAAAAAAATTTCTAAAAAAGATTATGTTTTTTTAACAGATTGCATAGAAACATTTTATATGAAAATAAAAGAGGTTTGATAAATTTTCAAACCTCTTTTTATTGCTATTTGTTTTTCTTTTGCAATAATTCTATCATTTTCAAGATAGCATCTCTATCTTCTTGTTCTAATTCATAAAGTTTGTTAGTTATTTCTTTTACATCATCATCAATTTCTAAGTCAGCTAAACAATCTTTATAAATTTCACCTTTTCCACTTCTTAGCCATTCCTCATTTACTTCAAATTCTCTGCATATGTCGTTAATACTTCTTTCTGTCAAAACTCTTTTTCCTTTTTCCAATAAAGAAATTTGATCTTGTGATAAGAAAATTCTTTCCCCAAACGCTCTCTGCGAAAGTCTTTCAAGAGTTCTTAACTCATTTAATCTTTTTCCAATTTCTTTAGCTTTTAATTTTTTTGAAACTTCTGCCATTTTTACAATCCTCCTCTGTCATTACTATACTATAAAAACACGACTTTGTCATTAAAAAAATAATTATAACGACAAAATCATGATAAAAATAAAAAAGATATTGATTTTTAACGACAAAGTAGTTATACTTAAAATAAGTTGAACGACAAAGTAAGTGTAGGAGGGTGAAAAATGATTTGTTCAAACAAAGAAAAAGTAGAAACAGCTTTGATGATAGATTATTTAAAAAAAAACGAACCAAATGAATGGAGAACTATAGAAACCATAATCTCCAGCACATACGCATTAAGTAATTTCAAAAAAGAAAATAAAGACATTATGAATCAGAAATAACAACAGTAAATACTTAAAGGGAGTGGTAAGCTTGAAAATTTCAGATTTTAATAAAAATCAAATAGGAACAGCAGTTCAATTACAAGATATAAGGTTTGGTACAAAAGTTGATTGCATCATTACGAAAGTAGAAAAGAATGAAATACTAGTCATGTATTATGAAAAAGAGACAGAGGAAATAGCATATAAAACTTTGACTAAAGAAGATCTGATACTTGATGATTATAAACTTAAGTTATTATCTTAAAAAATAATTTCGGAGGGGAGGTGATGAGATGGATCTCTTGAAGGATGCAAGAAAAAAAGAGTGGTTTTGGCTAGAGAATGATCTAGTAGATAGAGAAGATTTAGGAATCTATGAAAAAATGATTTATATAGTTCTTGCAAGATATTCTGATAATGAAAGTTGTTGCTTTCCAAGCTATAAAACGATCGCTTTGAAATGCGGATGTAGTGAAAGGCAAGCCAAAAGCGTAGTTAAAATTTTAGAAAATAAAGGGTTAATTAAAAAAGAAAATAGAATAAAAAGTAACTCAAATGAAAAAGAAAGCAACATATATTTTGTTTTAACAGCTAAATTAGGTGGTGAATATGATGCACAACAGGTAGTGAATATGATGCACAACCCTAGTGCACCTCATGCACAACAGGTAGTGAATATGATGCACAGTAAAAAGACTAATATTAAAAAGACTTATATAAAAAGTAATACCACTCCACAAAATGAACCTAAAACTGATTATTTAGATCTATCATTCTTGGACTTAGATATAGAAAAAGTAAAACTAACTAAAGATGAATATGACAAACTTATAAGCAAGTTTGGGAAGAAATACATACATGATAAAATTGTTAGTTTAGAAAACTATATCGTAAATGGTAAAGGGAGTAGATATAAGAGTCATTACAGAGCTTTGTTGACTTGGGGGAATGCTGATACTAGCAAAGGTATATTGCAACCAGTTACAAAGGCTAAGAATCCACTCAGTGGCTTTAAAGAACTTTAAAAACTAAATAGTATAGGAGGTAGATAGGATGAATGAAAAAGAAGAGGCTGTTTATTTGAATAGTTCTAATGTGAAGTTATTCTTAGGTGTTAGGGATATTAAGGAATTTGAGGAATTGATAGAAAATGTCAATGAGCGAATTTGTCAACTCCAAGAATCGATTAATAAACTTGCCCAATTTAATATTGAGTTCGAGATTAAGTCAGATATTTAGTTAAGTATAAATTAGGAGGATTGTTTATGGCAGATAAAACTGTAGAACTTACTGAAAAGGATTTGCACTGCATTGCAAGGCATTTGCAAAATGAAGTGTTAGAGATAGCATTTAGAGGAAACAGAGAAGCCCCTACATCTTGTGAAGTTTGCGATTACTTCGAAGAATGCAAGGACTATTTCACCCATATAGACACTTTTATAAAATTAAGTGAAATGACAGGTGTAGATATTTTTACTAAATAAATTTAGTAAATTAAAATTTTAGTATTGTAATTGACGTGCTTTTTTAAAAAGAGGACAGTTGCTATTAGCAGTCATTATTTGAATTTTGCAAATGTAATTTTTATTACATTCGCACTCTAAAAGTTTTGATCCAGCGAATCCAGGAAAAGTTTTATATTCACCAGAAAATTCAACTTTATCGTCAATAAGAGAGCATTTTTCTCTTAAGGTTTTAATT from Clostridioides difficile ATCC 9689 = DSM 1296 includes:
- a CDS encoding BlaI/MecI/CopY family transcriptional regulator, with product MKIKKIPESELLVMMFIWDSEDKEVASTEILKTLGEKYEWKKSTMLTFLRRLVGRGFLEVVKKDRFTYYKALIEKEEYLKVETKSFFSFFHKNSFESFISALHDDEEVSENKLKSLEKFIEDWEEDK
- a CDS encoding helix-turn-helix domain-containing protein — translated: MAEVSKKLKAKEIGKRLNELRTLERLSQRAFGERIFLSQDQISLLEKGKRVLTERSINDICREFEVNEEWLRSGKGEIYKDCLADLEIDDDVKEITNKLYELEQEDRDAILKMIELLQKKNK
- a CDS encoding helix-turn-helix domain-containing protein produces the protein MDLLKDARKKEWFWLENDLVDREDLGIYEKMIYIVLARYSDNESCCFPSYKTIALKCGCSERQAKSVVKILENKGLIKKENRIKSNSNEKESNIYFVLTAKLGGEYDAQQVVNMMHNPSAPHAQQVVNMMHSKKTNIKKTYIKSNTTPQNEPKTDYLDLSFLDLDIEKVKLTKDEYDKLISKFGKKYIHDKIVSLENYIVNGKGSRYKSHYRALLTWGNADTSKGILQPVTKAKNPLSGFKEL